In one window of Acidovorax sp. HDW3 DNA:
- a CDS encoding YfhL family 4Fe-4S dicluster ferredoxin, giving the protein MALMITDECINCDVCEPECPNDAISLGELHYDIDPHKCTECVGHFDEPQCVQICPVACIPVHPQHVEGRETLFQKFQRLQAAKTR; this is encoded by the coding sequence ATGGCACTGATGATTACCGACGAGTGCATCAACTGCGATGTGTGTGAGCCCGAGTGCCCGAACGATGCCATTTCTTTGGGCGAGCTGCACTACGACATCGACCCTCACAAGTGCACCGAGTGCGTCGGGCACTTTGATGAACCGCAGTGCGTGCAGATTTGCCCCGTGGCCTGCATTCCGGTGCACCCGCAGCATGTGGAGGGGCGCGAGACGCTGTTCCAAAAATTCCAGCGCCTGCAGGCGGCCAAGACGCGCTAG
- the ispE gene encoding 4-(cytidine 5'-diphospho)-2-C-methyl-D-erythritol kinase — protein MQALYDLPAPAKLNLFLHITGRRADGYHLMQSVFMLIDWCDSLHIALRQDGAISREDLADGPPLPAQDLIVRAAQALQAATGCRLGAHIGVHKRIPAQAGMGGGSSDAATTLLALNRLWNLRLTRRQLQTIGLQLGADVPFFLCGRNAWVEGIGDIIAPLEIAYQPPPARFLVVKPAAGLETKTIFSHPTLERDSDSATISGFAANHFGFGRNNLQPVAQTLCAEVNEALAWLKTKGLQGRMTGSGSAVFAPMLHTVDLNDANSAWKIKVCNNLELHPLAGWALD, from the coding sequence ATGCAAGCGCTCTACGACCTGCCAGCTCCGGCCAAGCTGAACCTGTTTTTGCACATCACCGGCCGGCGCGCCGACGGCTACCACCTGATGCAGTCGGTGTTCATGCTCATCGACTGGTGCGACAGCCTGCACATCGCATTGCGCCAGGACGGCGCCATTTCCCGCGAAGACCTGGCGGACGGCCCGCCCCTGCCAGCGCAAGACCTGATCGTGCGCGCCGCCCAGGCACTGCAAGCAGCCACCGGCTGCCGCCTGGGCGCGCACATTGGCGTGCACAAACGCATTCCGGCGCAAGCGGGCATGGGCGGGGGCTCATCGGACGCCGCCACCACCTTGCTCGCACTCAACCGGCTGTGGAATTTGCGCCTGACGCGGCGCCAGCTGCAAACCATTGGGCTGCAGCTGGGCGCCGACGTACCGTTTTTTTTGTGTGGCCGCAACGCCTGGGTGGAGGGAATTGGTGACATAATTGCGCCTCTTGAGATTGCATACCAGCCACCGCCTGCGCGTTTTCTGGTTGTCAAACCCGCTGCCGGGCTGGAGACGAAAACAATTTTTTCGCACCCAACTCTTGAACGCGATTCAGACAGTGCTACAATCTCAGGCTTTGCTGCAAATCACTTCGGCTTTGGTCGAAACAACTTGCAGCCTGTAGCACAAACTCTGTGTGCCGAGGTTAATGAAGCCCTTGCATGGCTCAAAACCAAAGGCTTGCAAGGGCGCATGACGGGCTCAGGAAGTGCAGTGTTTGCACCAATGTTGCATACAGTTGATTTAAATGACGCAAACTCAGCGTGGAAAATCAAAGTATGCAATAATCTAGAGCTTCATCCATTGGCTGGATGGGCCTTAGATTGA
- a CDS encoding ribose-phosphate pyrophosphokinase, producing MQANQPDFLVFTGNANPGLAGEIASQLGTTLGAADVGRFSDGEVTIEIKQNVRTRDVFVVQSTCAPTNDNLMELLIMVDALKRASAERITAVIPYFGYARQDRRPRSTRVPISAKVVANMLQAVGVNRVLTMDLHADQIQGFFDIPVDNIYASPVLLGDLTQKNYDNLIVVSPDVGGVVRARALAKQLGCDLAIIDKRRPKANVSEVMHVIGDIEGRNCVIMDDMIDTAGTLVKAAEVLKQRGAKNVYAYCTHPIFSGPAIERIAQGSALDEVVVTNTIPLHAAAKACPKIRQLSVAPLIGETIQRIATGESVMSLFSD from the coding sequence ATGCAAGCCAACCAACCCGATTTTCTCGTTTTTACCGGCAACGCCAATCCTGGCCTGGCCGGCGAAATTGCTTCCCAACTGGGAACCACCCTGGGCGCCGCTGACGTTGGCCGCTTCTCCGACGGTGAAGTCACCATCGAGATCAAGCAAAACGTGCGTACCCGTGACGTCTTCGTCGTGCAATCGACCTGCGCACCGACGAACGACAACCTGATGGAACTGCTCATCATGGTGGACGCGCTCAAGCGCGCCTCGGCCGAGCGCATCACTGCCGTCATCCCCTACTTCGGCTACGCCCGCCAGGATCGCCGCCCGCGCTCGACGCGCGTGCCCATCTCGGCCAAGGTGGTGGCCAACATGCTGCAAGCCGTGGGCGTGAACCGCGTGCTGACCATGGACTTGCACGCCGACCAGATCCAGGGCTTTTTCGACATCCCGGTGGACAACATCTACGCCTCGCCGGTGCTGCTGGGCGACCTGACGCAGAAAAACTACGACAACCTGATCGTCGTCAGCCCCGACGTTGGCGGCGTGGTGCGCGCACGCGCCCTGGCCAAGCAACTCGGCTGCGACCTGGCCATCATCGACAAGCGCCGCCCCAAGGCCAACGTCTCCGAAGTCATGCACGTCATCGGCGACATCGAAGGCCGCAACTGCGTCATCATGGACGACATGATCGACACCGCCGGCACGCTGGTCAAAGCTGCCGAAGTGCTCAAGCAGCGCGGTGCCAAGAACGTCTACGCGTATTGCACGCACCCGATTTTCTCCGGCCCGGCCATCGAGCGCATCGCCCAGGGTTCGGCCCTGGACGAAGTCGTCGTCACCAACACCATCCCGCTGCACGCCGCTGCCAAGGCCTGCCCCAAGATTCGCCAACTCTCCGTGGCACCGCTGATTGGCGAGACCATCCAGCGCATTGCCACCGGCGAGTCGGTCATGAGTTTGTTCTCCGACTGA
- a CDS encoding DMT family transporter: protein MAPQAFALILLAGLIHALWNIVAKKAGGDARFAFFTSALMALLWAPLGWWLGRSALPQWGAQEWVVVAVSGLLHVLYYVILLRGYRRADLTVVYPLARGTGPLLSSLVAIALLGERPGWLGGLGIVAVVGGVFLIAGGPALWRSAHSQAAAQQQRLHAGLRYGLLTGAFIAAYTVVDGYAVKWLLLSPILVDYVGNFVRLALLAPVVLRDLPAARALWRVQWRAALVVAAFSPIAYVLVLFAMRQAPLSLVAPAREVSMLFAALIGGHLLGEGARLARLGGALLIAAGVAALALG, encoded by the coding sequence TTGGCGCCCCAGGCTTTTGCCCTCATCCTGCTCGCCGGCCTGATCCACGCCCTGTGGAACATCGTTGCCAAGAAGGCCGGTGGCGACGCGCGCTTCGCCTTCTTCACCTCGGCCCTGATGGCGCTGCTGTGGGCGCCACTGGGCTGGTGGCTCGGGCGCAGCGCGCTGCCGCAGTGGGGTGCGCAGGAGTGGGTGGTGGTTGCCGTCAGCGGCCTGCTGCACGTGCTGTATTACGTGATTTTGCTGCGCGGCTACCGCCGGGCGGACCTGACCGTGGTCTACCCGCTCGCGCGCGGCACCGGGCCGCTGCTGTCCTCGCTGGTGGCGATTGCGCTGCTGGGCGAGCGCCCGGGCTGGCTCGGTGGCCTGGGCATCGTGGCGGTGGTCGGCGGCGTGTTTTTGATTGCTGGCGGCCCGGCCCTGTGGCGCAGCGCCCACAGTCAGGCGGCGGCGCAGCAGCAGCGCCTGCACGCGGGCCTGCGCTACGGCCTGCTGACCGGCGCCTTCATCGCCGCCTACACCGTGGTCGATGGCTACGCCGTCAAGTGGCTGCTGCTCTCGCCCATTTTGGTGGACTACGTGGGCAATTTCGTGCGCCTGGCGCTGTTGGCTCCGGTCGTGCTGCGCGACCTGCCGGCGGCGCGCGCTTTGTGGCGCGTGCAGTGGCGCGCGGCGCTGGTGGTGGCGGCGTTCAGCCCCATCGCCTACGTGCTGGTGCTGTTTGCCATGCGCCAGGCGCCGCTGTCGCTGGTGGCGCCGGCACGTGAGGTGTCGATGCTGTTCGCCGCCCTGATCGGCGGCCACCTGCTGGGCGAGGGCGCGCGCCTGGCCCGCCTGGGCGGGGCGCTGCTGATTGCCGCCGGCGTGGCGGCGCTGGCGCTGGGCTAG
- a CDS encoding ABC transporter substrate-binding protein, which translates to MHRTRRSLLAGGALAAAASTLPWPTWAQAPKDRLTLGLALEPPGLDPTAGAASSIAEVVLYNVFETLTKINPDGSVSPLLAESWELGRDLKTCTLRLRRGVQFHNGAPCNARSVQFSFERAGSAKSTNKDKATFAQLRTEVLDEHTVRLHSSEVEPDLLFLLGQATAIIVEPTSAASNASKPIGTGPYRLQSWTRGAALTLTRWDGWRSAHSVRLARITFRFIPDPAAQVAALLAGDVDAFPRVTPRSMAQFKAQPRFQVIVSGSRAKTILAMNHARKPLQDRRVRCAIAAAIDREAVIQGAADGLGRAIGSHYVPGAFGYVDTTGLNPYDPDKARKLLAEAGVKLPLALTLTLPPTPYARQGGEIIAAMLAKVGIQARLQNVEWAQWLAGTYGQKNYDLTLISHVEPLDLGNFAKPGYYWGYRSPAFNTLYQQIQHSTRPADRARLLGDAQRLLAEDCVHAFLYQPQWVTVAAKDLRGLWSDMPVFVNDLAGMYWA; encoded by the coding sequence ATGCACCGCACCCGACGCTCGCTTTTGGCCGGCGGCGCCCTCGCCGCTGCCGCCAGCACCCTGCCCTGGCCCACCTGGGCGCAGGCACCCAAAGACCGCCTCACCCTGGGCCTGGCTCTGGAGCCGCCGGGGCTCGACCCCACCGCCGGCGCAGCCTCGTCGATTGCCGAAGTGGTGCTCTACAACGTCTTCGAGACCCTGACCAAAATCAACCCCGACGGCAGCGTCTCGCCCCTGCTGGCCGAGAGCTGGGAGCTTGGGCGCGATCTCAAAACCTGCACCCTGCGCCTGCGCCGGGGCGTGCAGTTTCACAACGGCGCACCTTGCAACGCGCGCAGCGTGCAGTTTTCCTTCGAGCGCGCTGGCAGCGCCAAGAGCACGAACAAAGACAAAGCCACCTTCGCCCAGCTGCGCACCGAGGTGCTCGACGAACACACCGTGCGCCTGCACAGCAGCGAGGTCGAGCCCGACCTGCTGTTCCTGCTCGGCCAGGCCACGGCCATCATCGTCGAGCCCACCAGCGCCGCCAGCAACGCCAGCAAACCCATAGGCACCGGCCCCTACCGGCTGCAGTCCTGGACACGCGGCGCCGCGCTCACGCTCACGCGCTGGGACGGCTGGCGCAGCGCGCACAGCGTGCGCCTGGCGCGCATCACCTTCCGTTTCATCCCCGACCCGGCAGCGCAGGTGGCTGCGCTGCTGGCCGGCGACGTGGACGCCTTCCCGCGCGTGACGCCGCGCAGCATGGCGCAGTTCAAGGCCCAGCCGCGCTTTCAGGTCATCGTCAGCGGCTCGCGCGCCAAAACCATTCTGGCCATGAACCACGCGCGCAAGCCGCTGCAGGATAGGCGCGTGCGCTGCGCCATCGCCGCCGCCATCGACCGCGAGGCCGTCATCCAGGGCGCTGCCGACGGCCTCGGCCGCGCCATCGGCAGCCACTACGTGCCCGGCGCCTTCGGCTACGTCGATACCACTGGCCTGAATCCCTACGACCCCGACAAGGCCAGAAAACTGCTGGCCGAAGCCGGCGTCAAGCTACCGCTGGCACTGACCCTGACCCTGCCACCCACACCCTACGCGCGCCAGGGCGGCGAGATCATCGCCGCCATGCTGGCCAAGGTTGGCATCCAGGCGCGGCTGCAGAACGTGGAATGGGCGCAGTGGCTGGCCGGCACCTACGGCCAGAAAAACTACGACCTGACGCTGATCTCACACGTCGAACCCCTGGACCTGGGCAACTTCGCCAAGCCAGGCTACTACTGGGGCTACCGATCCCCGGCCTTCAACACCCTGTACCAGCAAATCCAGCACAGCACCCGCCCCGCCGACCGCGCCCGCCTGCTCGGCGACGCCCAGCGCCTGCTGGCCGAAGACTGCGTGCACGCCTTTCTCTACCAACCGCAATGGGTCACCGTCGCCGCCAAAGACCTGCGCGGGCTGTGGAGCGACATGCCGGTGTTCGTGAACGATTTGGCGGGGATGTACTGGGCCTAA
- the clsB gene encoding cardiolipin synthase ClsB: MKSAAPTFSLAHGVQLLQGGVQLFPALVQAIDGARRSVHLETYIFDTTGAGGDVALALVRAAERGVSTRLVVDGVGTGRLPSPWFERLQAAGVQLRVYSPLGPLGLLLPMRWRRLHRKLCVVDGQVLFCGGINILDDYHDPNFGPLAAPRFDFAVRAQGPLVGQAQSAMEQLWWRMQAVHDMRQHHLPEAVHALREAGVGAGVGPGGAMRAALLLRDNLRHRSRIERAYRRAIARARHEIIIANAYFLPGGKLRRALILAARRGVRVQLLLQGRYEYFMQYHAARPVYGALLGAGVEIYEYAPSFLHAKVAVIDAQARRPWATVGSSNLDPLSLLLAREANVVVRDRAFAAELRARLCQAMAQAGQRVEPEVFAQRPWRERVLDRIAYALMRSALWVTGNRY; encoded by the coding sequence GTGAAATCCGCCGCCCCCACGTTCTCGCTTGCCCATGGCGTCCAGCTCTTGCAGGGCGGGGTGCAGCTGTTTCCGGCCCTGGTGCAGGCCATTGACGGCGCGCGCCGCAGTGTGCACCTGGAAACCTATATTTTTGACACCACCGGCGCTGGCGGCGACGTGGCGCTGGCGCTGGTGCGCGCTGCCGAGCGGGGCGTGAGCACGCGCCTGGTGGTCGATGGCGTGGGCACCGGGCGCCTGCCTTCGCCTTGGTTCGAGCGCCTGCAGGCCGCCGGGGTGCAGCTGCGCGTGTATTCGCCCCTGGGGCCGCTGGGGCTGCTGCTGCCCATGCGCTGGCGGCGCCTGCACCGCAAGCTGTGCGTGGTCGATGGCCAGGTGCTGTTTTGCGGCGGCATCAACATCCTGGACGACTACCACGACCCGAACTTCGGCCCCCTGGCGGCGCCGCGCTTTGACTTTGCCGTGCGCGCCCAGGGGCCCCTGGTGGGCCAGGCGCAAAGCGCCATGGAGCAGCTGTGGTGGCGGATGCAGGCCGTGCACGACATGCGCCAGCACCACCTGCCCGAGGCCGTGCACGCGCTGCGCGAGGCCGGCGTGGGCGCCGGCGTGGGCCCTGGCGGTGCGATGCGGGCGGCGCTGCTGCTGCGCGACAACCTGCGCCACCGCAGCCGCATCGAGCGTGCCTACCGCCGCGCCATCGCCCGCGCCCGGCATGAAATCATCATTGCCAACGCCTACTTTCTGCCCGGCGGCAAGCTGCGGCGCGCGCTCATCCTGGCCGCACGCCGGGGCGTGCGGGTGCAGTTGCTGCTGCAGGGGCGCTACGAATACTTCATGCAGTACCACGCGGCGCGCCCGGTATACGGTGCACTCCTGGGCGCGGGGGTGGAAATTTATGAGTACGCGCCGAGCTTTCTGCACGCCAAGGTGGCCGTCATCGACGCCCAGGCGCGCCGCCCCTGGGCCACGGTCGGCTCGTCCAACCTTGACCCCTTGAGCCTGCTGCTCGCGCGCGAGGCCAACGTCGTGGTGCGCGACCGGGCCTTTGCCGCCGAGCTGCGCGCGCGCCTGTGCCAGGCCATGGCGCAGGCCGGGCAGCGGGTCGAGCCCGAGGTGTTTGCGCAGCGCCCATGGCGTGAGCGGGTGCTCGACCGCATCGCCTACGCGCTCATGCGCAGCGCCTTGTGGGTGACGGGGAATCGCTATTAA
- a CDS encoding LysE family translocator: MPSLDVLIAFFGISALLALTPGPDNLFVLLQSAQHGWRTGLCVVLGLCLGLVVHTSAVALGLAALLAASSLAFTLLKLVGAAYLAYLAWQALRAPAAVASAGPAAAPSGRPAAGALRMVGRGVLMNLSNPKVLIFFLAFLPQFADPARASVAPQILLLGLVFMLATLLVFGVIALFSGHFGALLQRSARAQQWLQRTAGLVFLGLALRLATSAR, from the coding sequence ATGCCCAGCCTTGATGTCTTGATCGCTTTTTTTGGTATTTCTGCCCTGCTGGCCCTCACGCCGGGGCCGGACAACCTGTTCGTGCTGCTGCAGTCGGCGCAGCACGGCTGGCGCACCGGGCTGTGCGTGGTGCTCGGGCTGTGCCTGGGGCTGGTGGTGCACACCAGTGCCGTGGCCCTGGGGCTGGCAGCGCTGCTGGCGGCGTCGAGCCTGGCTTTTACCCTGCTCAAACTCGTGGGCGCGGCCTACCTGGCGTACCTGGCCTGGCAGGCGCTGCGTGCGCCCGCCGCCGTCGCCAGCGCCGGCCCGGCTGCAGCGCCGTCAGGCCGGCCTGCCGCAGGCGCGCTGCGCATGGTGGGGCGGGGCGTGCTCATGAACCTGAGCAACCCCAAGGTGCTGATTTTCTTCCTCGCCTTCCTGCCCCAGTTCGCCGACCCGGCGCGCGCCAGCGTGGCGCCGCAAATCCTGCTGCTGGGGCTGGTGTTCATGCTCGCCACGCTGTTGGTGTTCGGCGTCATCGCCCTGTTTTCGGGGCATTTTGGCGCCCTGCTGCAACGCTCGGCCCGCGCCCAGCAGTGGCTGCAGCGCACGGCGGGGCTGGTCTTTCTGGGGCTGGCGCTGCGGCTGGCGACGAGCGCCCGTTAG
- the pth gene encoding aminoacyl-tRNA hydrolase, whose protein sequence is MIKLFVGLGNPGPEYEATRHNAGFWWLDAVARELRTTLVPERSYWGLAARVNVSGEARWLLQPQTFMNLSGKSVAALARFFKIAPHEILVAHDELDFAPGVVKLKRGGSHGGHNGLRDIHAQLGSSDYWRLRIGIGHPGVKHEVVHWVLKKPAPDDMRRIEDAIIHTLPALPTLLAGDMDKATQHIHTTEPPRPKPARRLPEGED, encoded by the coding sequence ATGATCAAACTCTTTGTCGGCCTGGGCAATCCTGGCCCGGAATACGAGGCCACGCGCCACAACGCCGGTTTTTGGTGGCTCGACGCCGTCGCGCGCGAGCTGCGCACCACGCTGGTGCCCGAGCGCAGCTACTGGGGCCTGGCGGCGCGCGTGAACGTCTCTGGTGAGGCGCGCTGGCTGCTGCAGCCGCAAACCTTCATGAACCTCTCGGGCAAATCGGTAGCGGCGTTGGCGCGCTTTTTCAAGATCGCGCCGCACGAGATTTTGGTGGCACACGACGAGCTCGACTTTGCCCCCGGCGTCGTCAAGCTCAAGCGCGGCGGCAGCCACGGCGGGCACAACGGCCTGCGCGACATCCACGCCCAGCTCGGCAGCAGCGACTACTGGCGCCTGCGCATCGGCATCGGCCACCCCGGCGTCAAGCATGAAGTGGTGCACTGGGTGCTGAAAAAACCCGCGCCTGACGATATGCGCCGCATCGAGGACGCCATCATCCACACCCTGCCGGCCCTGCCCACCTTGCTCGCGGGCGACATGGACAAGGCCACACAACACATCCACACCACCGAGCCACCCCGCCCCAAGCCCGCCCGGCGCTTGCCCGAGGGCGAGGATTGA
- a CDS encoding 50S ribosomal protein L25/general stress protein Ctc encodes MQFVAFERAKQGTGASRRLRNSGRTTGIVYGAGLEPQAIELDHNALWHALKKEAFHSSVLDMEIGGQTSKVVLRDVQFHPFKQLVLHVDFQRVDASTKIHLKVPLHFEGADVSPAVKAEGCTITPVMHEIDVVCMPAQLPEFVTVDLSQITSKSALGVQALKLPNGVKTVVRGSNKNPALISIKLPEVVVEAAAAPAATPAKKGKK; translated from the coding sequence ATGCAATTCGTCGCTTTTGAGCGCGCCAAGCAAGGTACGGGTGCGAGCCGCCGTCTGCGCAATTCTGGCCGTACCACCGGCATCGTTTACGGCGCGGGTCTGGAGCCCCAAGCCATCGAGCTCGACCACAACGCCCTGTGGCACGCCCTGAAAAAAGAAGCTTTCCACTCCAGCGTTCTGGACATGGAAATCGGCGGCCAGACCAGCAAGGTCGTGCTGCGCGACGTGCAGTTCCACCCCTTCAAGCAGCTGGTGCTGCACGTGGACTTCCAGCGCGTGGATGCTTCCACCAAGATCCACCTGAAGGTGCCGCTGCACTTCGAAGGTGCTGACGTGTCGCCCGCCGTCAAGGCCGAAGGCTGCACCATCACCCCCGTGATGCACGAAATCGACGTGGTCTGCATGCCCGCACAGCTGCCCGAGTTCGTCACCGTGGACCTGAGCCAGATCACCAGCAAGTCGGCCCTGGGCGTGCAAGCCCTGAAGCTGCCCAACGGCGTCAAGACCGTGGTGCGTGGCTCGAACAAGAACCCGGCCCTGATCTCCATCAAGCTGCCCGAAGTGGTGGTGGAAGCCGCCGCTGCCCCCGCAGCCACTCCGGCCAAGAAGGGCAAGAAGTAA
- a CDS encoding outer membrane lipoprotein LolB, whose translation MSPWWARIGLVLCLLWLAGCAQPPPREAANPNTWSGRLALQVQDDAAQSFHANFQLSGTPEQGALLLTTPLGTSVARLRWAAGMARLEQGGQERTSTSLDALLHELTGSSLPIAALFDWLQGQATPTAGWQVDMSAAAQGRITAQRWQPLPQTTLRIVLTP comes from the coding sequence TTGAGCCCATGGTGGGCCCGCATCGGCCTGGTGCTGTGCCTGCTGTGGCTGGCCGGCTGCGCCCAGCCGCCGCCACGAGAAGCGGCAAACCCCAACACCTGGAGCGGGCGTCTGGCGCTGCAAGTGCAAGACGATGCCGCGCAGTCGTTTCATGCCAATTTTCAGCTCAGCGGCACCCCGGAACAGGGCGCGCTGCTGCTCACCACCCCATTGGGCACCAGCGTGGCGCGCCTGCGCTGGGCTGCAGGCATGGCCCGGCTGGAGCAAGGCGGGCAAGAGCGCACCTCGACCTCGCTCGACGCCTTGCTGCACGAACTCACCGGCAGCAGCCTGCCAATTGCCGCCTTGTTCGACTGGCTCCAAGGCCAGGCCACACCCACTGCTGGCTGGCAGGTGGACATGAGCGCCGCCGCCCAAGGCCGCATCACTGCGCAGCGCTGGCAGCCTCTGCCGCAGACCACCTTGCGCATCGTTCTCACCCCCTGA
- a CDS encoding ABC transporter permease, with the protein MPSRPHPLSLWLGGLLTLALLLASLAGLLWPPASAQAMDMAQRLQAPSSAHWLGTDAYGRDVAAQLLQGAHSSLAVALGAVGLGLVLGTALGLWAAARRGWVEALLMRLVDFSFAFPALLSAITLSALWGPGMKNAIVALAIANVPVFARLGRASAHSLWAREFVRAARACGRTQAQITRIHILPNLAPLLLVQATVQCALAILAEAALSYLGLGTQAPEPSWGRMLSEAQTLLFDAPLLALWPGSAIALTVLGLNLLGDGLRDWLDPRLR; encoded by the coding sequence ATGCCTAGCCGCCCCCACCCCCTCTCGTTGTGGCTGGGTGGGCTGCTCACGCTGGCGCTGCTGCTGGCCAGCCTGGCGGGCCTGCTGTGGCCGCCCGCCAGCGCCCAGGCCATGGACATGGCGCAGCGCCTGCAAGCGCCCAGCAGCGCACACTGGCTGGGCACCGACGCCTATGGCCGCGACGTGGCCGCGCAACTGCTGCAGGGCGCGCACAGCAGCCTGGCCGTGGCCCTGGGCGCCGTCGGCCTGGGGCTGGTGCTGGGCACGGCGCTGGGGCTGTGGGCAGCGGCGCGGCGTGGCTGGGTCGAGGCGCTGCTCATGCGCCTGGTCGATTTCAGCTTTGCCTTCCCGGCCCTGCTCAGCGCCATCACCCTCAGCGCCCTGTGGGGGCCGGGCATGAAAAATGCCATCGTCGCCCTGGCCATCGCCAACGTGCCGGTGTTCGCACGCCTGGGCCGCGCCAGCGCGCACAGCCTGTGGGCGCGCGAATTCGTGCGCGCCGCCCGCGCCTGCGGCCGCACGCAGGCGCAGATCACCCGCATCCACATCCTGCCCAACCTGGCGCCGCTGCTGCTGGTGCAGGCCACCGTGCAATGCGCCCTGGCCATCCTGGCCGAAGCCGCCCTGTCCTACCTCGGCCTGGGCACGCAAGCGCCCGAACCCTCCTGGGGCCGCATGTTGAGCGAAGCGCAAACGCTGCTGTTCGACGCCCCACTGCTCGCTCTCTGGCCCGGCAGCGCCATCGCCCTCACCGTGCTGGGGCTGAACCTGCTGGGCGACGGCCTGCGCGACTGGCTCGACCCGCGCCTGCGCTGA
- a CDS encoding ABC transporter permease, protein MPSYLLRRLTALATTLLLASALVFILLDWLPGNAAELQLGPDADPEAVAQLATQLGLEHSAWQRYQDWLWGLLHGELGESWAYASPVADLIAERLQVTVPLALLALLLTLLLALATGLYAALHHGRMGDWGLMALTQLGLAVPSFWLAILLILLFAVRLQWVAAGGFPGWSAEAGGGLLPGLRALVLPALALALVQAAILARIVRAAVLDVLGQDFVRTARAKGLSPRATLLRHVLRNALVPVLTIAGLQLANLLAGTIVVENVFNLPGLGRLIFQAIANRDLIVLRNCVLLLCALVLLINAGVDLASAWADPRSRHRHA, encoded by the coding sequence ATGCCCTCGTACCTGCTGCGCCGCCTGACTGCCCTGGCCACCACGCTGCTGCTGGCCTCGGCCCTGGTGTTTATCTTGCTCGACTGGCTACCGGGCAACGCCGCCGAGCTGCAACTGGGCCCCGACGCCGACCCCGAGGCCGTGGCGCAGCTGGCCACGCAACTCGGGCTGGAGCACAGCGCCTGGCAGCGCTACCAGGATTGGCTCTGGGGCCTGCTGCACGGCGAACTCGGCGAGAGCTGGGCCTACGCCAGCCCGGTAGCCGATCTCATCGCCGAGCGCCTGCAAGTAACCGTCCCCCTGGCTCTGCTGGCCCTGCTGCTGACGCTGCTGCTGGCGCTCGCCACCGGTCTGTACGCCGCCCTGCACCACGGCCGCATGGGCGACTGGGGGCTGATGGCGCTCACCCAGCTGGGCCTGGCCGTGCCCAGCTTCTGGCTGGCCATCTTGCTGATCTTGCTATTTGCCGTGCGCCTGCAATGGGTGGCGGCAGGGGGCTTCCCAGGCTGGAGCGCTGAAGCCGGCGGCGGCCTGCTGCCCGGGCTGCGCGCCCTGGTGCTGCCGGCGCTGGCGCTGGCGCTGGTGCAGGCGGCGATTTTGGCGCGCATCGTGCGCGCCGCCGTGCTCGACGTGCTGGGGCAAGACTTTGTCCGCACCGCCCGCGCCAAGGGCCTATCACCACGCGCCACCTTGCTGCGCCATGTGCTGCGCAACGCCCTGGTGCCGGTGCTCACCATTGCCGGCCTGCAGCTCGCCAATTTGCTGGCCGGCACCATCGTGGTGGAAAACGTCTTCAACCTGCCGGGCCTGGGGCGCCTGATTTTTCAGGCCATTGCCAACCGCGACCTGATCGTGCTGCGCAACTGCGTGCTGCTGCTGTGCGCGCTGGTGCTGCTCATCAACGCCGGCGTCGATCTCGCCAGCGCCTGGGCCGATCCACGCAGCCGCCACCGCCATGCCTAG
- the folE gene encoding GTP cyclohydrolase I, with protein MNRSAADLPLDPADVGVPVSVKIRERLMAARQRFNANDNIADFIEPGELGQLLDEVEVKMQAVLDSMVIDTAGDHNTHNTARRVAKMYLQEVFKGRYVPAPAITEFPNAEHLNELMIVGPITVRSACSHHLCPVIGKIWIGVLPNKNTNVIGLSKYARLVDWVMGRPQIQEEAVVQLADLIMQKTQPDGLAVVMEASHFCMSWRGVREMDSKMLNSVMRGAFLKDATLRREFLALIPGRH; from the coding sequence ATGAACCGATCTGCTGCCGACCTTCCCCTCGATCCCGCCGATGTCGGCGTGCCCGTCTCCGTCAAGATCCGCGAACGGCTCATGGCGGCCCGCCAGCGTTTCAACGCCAACGACAACATCGCCGACTTCATCGAGCCCGGGGAGCTCGGGCAGCTGCTCGACGAGGTCGAAGTTAAGATGCAGGCCGTGCTCGACAGCATGGTGATCGACACCGCTGGCGACCACAACACGCACAACACCGCGCGCCGCGTGGCCAAGATGTACCTGCAGGAAGTCTTCAAGGGCCGCTACGTGCCGGCGCCGGCAATCACCGAATTCCCCAACGCCGAGCACCTCAACGAGCTCATGATCGTCGGCCCCATCACCGTGCGCAGCGCCTGCAGCCACCACCTGTGCCCGGTCATCGGCAAAATCTGGATCGGCGTGCTGCCCAACAAGAACACCAACGTCATCGGCCTGTCGAAGTACGCGCGCCTGGTCGATTGGGTCATGGGCCGGCCCCAAATCCAGGAAGAAGCCGTGGTGCAGCTCGCTGACCTCATCATGCAAAAAACCCAGCCCGACGGCCTGGCCGTGGTCATGGAGGCGAGCCACTTTTGCATGTCCTGGCGCGGCGTGCGCGAGATGGACAGCAAGATGCTCAACTCCGTCATGCGCGGCGCCTTCCTCAAGGACGCCACGCTGCGGCGCGAATTCCTCGCCCTCATCCCCGGGCGCCACTGA